The following proteins are encoded in a genomic region of Streptomyces collinus Tu 365:
- a CDS encoding aldehyde dehydrogenase family protein: protein MTRYAAPGSEGAIVSYQARYDHFIGGEYVPPARGQYFENPSPVNGQPFTEVARGTAEDVERALDAAHAAAPGWGRTSVTERSDILRRIADRMEANLESLAVAESWENGKPVRETLAADIPLAIDHFRYFAGAIRAQEGSLGEIDDDTVAYHFHEPLGVVAQIIPWNFPILMATWKLAPALAAGNAVVLKPAEQTPASIHYWMSLIADLLPPGVVNIVNGFGVEAGKPLASSPRVAKVAFTGETTTGRLIMQYASENIKPVTLELGGKSPNIFFDDVWAQDDDFRDKALEGFTMFALNQGEVCTCPSRALVQRGNYAEFLEAAVARTRQIKPGHPLDTDTMIGAQASNDQLEKILSYLDIGRQEGAKVLTGGERVEYDGELKGGYYVQPTIFEGDNRMRVFQEEIFGPVVSVASFDDFDDAIKIANDTLYGLGAGVWTRDMNTAYRAGRAIQAGRVWTNCYHAYPAHAAFGGYKQSGIGRETHKMMLEHYQQTKNLLVSYSPKKLGFF from the coding sequence ATGACCCGTTACGCGGCGCCCGGCTCCGAGGGCGCGATCGTCTCCTACCAGGCGCGCTACGACCACTTCATCGGCGGTGAGTACGTGCCGCCGGCGCGGGGGCAGTACTTCGAGAACCCGTCGCCGGTGAACGGGCAGCCGTTCACCGAGGTCGCGCGCGGTACCGCGGAGGACGTCGAGCGGGCGCTGGACGCGGCGCACGCGGCCGCGCCCGGATGGGGCCGTACGTCGGTCACGGAGCGGTCCGACATCCTGCGCAGGATCGCCGACCGCATGGAGGCGAACCTCGAATCGCTCGCCGTGGCGGAGAGCTGGGAGAACGGCAAGCCGGTGCGCGAGACGCTGGCGGCCGACATCCCGCTCGCCATCGACCACTTCCGCTACTTCGCGGGAGCGATCCGGGCGCAGGAGGGCTCGCTGGGCGAGATCGACGACGACACGGTGGCGTACCACTTCCACGAGCCGCTCGGCGTGGTCGCGCAGATCATCCCGTGGAACTTCCCGATCCTGATGGCCACCTGGAAGCTCGCCCCGGCGCTCGCCGCGGGCAACGCGGTGGTCCTCAAGCCGGCGGAGCAGACCCCGGCGTCCATCCACTACTGGATGAGCCTGATCGCGGACCTGCTGCCGCCGGGCGTGGTGAACATCGTCAACGGCTTCGGCGTGGAGGCGGGCAAGCCGCTGGCGTCCAGCCCGCGGGTGGCGAAGGTCGCGTTCACCGGGGAGACCACGACCGGGCGGCTGATCATGCAGTACGCCTCGGAGAACATCAAGCCGGTCACGCTGGAGCTCGGCGGCAAGTCGCCGAACATCTTCTTCGACGACGTCTGGGCGCAGGACGACGACTTCCGGGACAAGGCGCTCGAGGGCTTCACCATGTTCGCGCTGAACCAGGGCGAGGTGTGCACCTGTCCCTCGCGGGCGCTGGTCCAGCGCGGGAACTACGCGGAGTTCCTGGAGGCGGCCGTGGCCCGCACCCGGCAGATCAAGCCGGGGCACCCCCTCGACACGGACACGATGATCGGCGCGCAGGCCTCCAACGACCAGCTGGAGAAGATCCTCTCCTACCTGGACATCGGCCGGCAGGAGGGCGCCAAGGTCCTCACCGGTGGCGAGCGCGTCGAGTACGACGGCGAGCTGAAGGGCGGCTACTACGTCCAGCCGACCATCTTCGAGGGCGACAACCGGATGCGGGTCTTCCAGGAGGAGATCTTCGGTCCGGTGGTGTCGGTGGCGTCCTTCGACGACTTCGACGACGCCATCAAGATCGCGAACGACACGCTCTACGGGCTGGGCGCGGGCGTGTGGACCCGTGACATGAACACCGCCTACCGGGCAGGGCGTGCGATCCAGGCGGGCCGTGTCTGGACCAACTGCTACCACGCCTACCCGGCGCACGCGGCGTTCGGCGGCTACAAGCAGTCCGGCATCGGCCGCGAGACGCACAAGATGATGCTCGAGCACTACCAGCAGACGAAGAACCTGCTGGTGAGCTACTCGCCGAAGAAGCTGGGCTTCTTCTAG
- a CDS encoding acetamidase/formamidase family protein: MTDPRILKVRPGPEDYAWTFGGAPPVARITPGTVLDLYTEDCFAGRVRSEKDLVSEVCEFPFLNPQTGPFHVEGAEPGDTVAVHFVSVEPARDWAASTTVPLFGALTSTHATATLQSPLPERVWIWQLDRTRRTALFRARDSDLELELPLDPMHGTVGVAPANLEVRSALVPDAHGGNMDTPEMRAGVTCYLGVNVEGALLSLGDGHARQGEGETCGVAVECAMNTVVIVDLLKDVATPWPRLESDTHLISTGSARPLEDAFRISQLDLVRWLVRDYGFSELDAYQFATQAVESPVANVCDTNYTCVAKLRKEWLPGREPYRGLHAQLRETARKLRL; the protein is encoded by the coding sequence ATGACCGATCCGCGGATCCTGAAGGTGCGCCCGGGACCGGAGGACTACGCCTGGACGTTCGGCGGTGCACCCCCGGTGGCCCGTATCACTCCCGGAACGGTTCTCGACCTCTACACGGAGGACTGCTTCGCCGGCCGGGTGCGGTCCGAGAAGGACCTCGTCTCCGAGGTCTGCGAGTTCCCCTTCCTCAACCCCCAGACCGGCCCCTTCCACGTGGAGGGTGCCGAGCCCGGGGACACGGTGGCCGTGCACTTCGTGTCCGTCGAACCGGCCAGAGACTGGGCCGCGTCGACCACCGTGCCCCTGTTCGGCGCGCTCACCTCCACCCATGCCACGGCGACGCTGCAGTCCCCGCTGCCGGAGCGGGTCTGGATCTGGCAGCTCGACCGCACCCGGCGCACCGCCCTCTTCCGGGCACGGGACAGCGACCTGGAGCTGGAACTGCCGCTCGACCCGATGCACGGCACGGTGGGCGTGGCGCCCGCCAACCTGGAGGTGCGCTCGGCCCTGGTGCCGGACGCGCACGGCGGGAACATGGACACTCCCGAGATGCGGGCGGGGGTGACCTGCTATCTGGGGGTCAATGTCGAGGGCGCGCTGCTGAGCCTCGGCGACGGCCACGCGCGGCAGGGAGAGGGCGAGACCTGCGGGGTGGCCGTGGAGTGCGCCATGAACACCGTGGTGATCGTCGACCTGCTCAAGGACGTCGCCACGCCCTGGCCCCGACTGGAATCGGACACGCATCTGATCTCGACCGGATCGGCGCGCCCACTGGAGGACGCGTTCCGGATATCGCAGCTTGACCTGGTGCGATGGCTGGTACGCGACTACGGGTTCAGCGAACTGGACGCATACCAGTTCGCGACCCAGGCGGTCGAATCGCCGGTGGCCAACGTGTGCGACACCAACTACACGTGCGTGGCCAAGCTCCGCAAGGAGTGGCTGCCCGGGCGAGAGCCCTACCGCGGTCTGCACGCCCAACTGCGTGAGACCGCCCGGAAACTCCGCCTCTGA
- a CDS encoding GAF domain-containing protein produces the protein MTDPWVALEPGADPAERVRVLRRAHETFTTAGEVARPVRSVVAESWQRSARAGVGPDGGASVELSDGDLGTHRAEHPLARVMPLFRELLGTFAADGEHLLAVCDAHGRLLWVEGHPATRRRADGMNFVPGARWSETAVGTNAPGTAVALDRPVQVFAAEHFIRRVQPWTCAAAPVHDPHTGRVLGAVDITGGDGLAHPHSLGFVQAVARAAESQLALLAPPRLGDGGALLSALGRDEAELRLDGRRIRLSRRHSEILVLLARHPEGLSGDELLCALYADESVTPVTLRAELARLRRLVGPGLLASRPYRLTAAVESDATVVERRLEAGALMSAAEAYAGPLLPGSQAPAVVRLRRRLADGLRTALIAHRDPDLLADWAHAPWGEDDLEVWRALAAVRPVPAVRARLAALETELAAPGRPVSWPLGGATYLQRPPA, from the coding sequence TTGACCGATCCGTGGGTGGCCCTGGAACCGGGGGCCGATCCCGCCGAGCGAGTCCGGGTGCTGCGCCGCGCGCACGAGACGTTCACCACGGCGGGCGAGGTGGCCCGCCCGGTGCGTTCGGTGGTGGCCGAGTCGTGGCAGCGCAGCGCTCGGGCCGGGGTGGGGCCGGACGGCGGCGCGAGCGTGGAGCTGAGCGACGGCGACCTCGGCACCCACCGGGCGGAGCATCCGCTGGCCCGGGTGATGCCGCTGTTCCGGGAGCTGTTGGGCACGTTCGCGGCGGACGGGGAACACCTGCTGGCGGTCTGCGACGCGCACGGCAGGCTGCTGTGGGTCGAGGGGCATCCGGCGACGCGGCGCCGTGCGGACGGCATGAACTTCGTGCCGGGGGCGCGCTGGTCGGAGACCGCGGTCGGCACCAACGCTCCCGGCACCGCGGTCGCCCTGGACCGGCCGGTGCAGGTGTTCGCGGCCGAGCACTTCATACGGCGGGTCCAGCCGTGGACGTGCGCGGCCGCTCCGGTGCACGATCCGCACACCGGACGGGTGCTCGGCGCCGTCGACATCACCGGTGGCGACGGCCTGGCGCATCCGCACAGCCTGGGCTTCGTGCAGGCGGTGGCGCGGGCGGCCGAGTCGCAGCTCGCGCTGCTGGCACCACCGCGGCTCGGTGACGGCGGGGCTCTGCTCAGCGCGCTCGGCCGGGACGAGGCCGAGCTCCGCCTGGACGGGCGCCGGATCAGGCTCAGCCGCCGGCACAGCGAGATCCTCGTGCTGCTCGCCCGCCATCCCGAGGGGCTGTCCGGCGACGAGCTGCTGTGCGCGCTGTACGCCGACGAGTCGGTGACGCCGGTGACGCTGCGCGCCGAGCTGGCCCGGCTCAGGCGGCTGGTGGGGCCGGGGCTGCTGGCCTCCCGGCCGTACCGGCTGACGGCGGCCGTCGAGTCCGACGCCACCGTGGTGGAGCGGCGCCTCGAGGCAGGCGCGCTGATGTCGGCGGCGGAAGCGTACGCCGGTCCGCTGCTGCCGGGCTCCCAGGCCCCGGCGGTCGTACGGCTGCGGCGCCGGCTCGCCGACGGTCTGCGCACGGCGCTGATCGCCCACCGCGACCCGGACCTGCTGGCCGACTGGGCGCACGCGCCATGGGGCGAGGACGACCTGGAGGTGTGGCGGGCCCTGGCGGCGGTGCGGCCGGTGCCCGCGGTGCGGGCCCGGCTGGCTGCGCTGGAGACGGAGCTGGCCGCACCGGGCCGCCCGGTATCCTGGCCGCTCGGCGGCGCAACGTACTTGCAACGTCCGCCCGCCTAG
- a CDS encoding N-acetylmuramoyl-L-alanine amidase, with product MDSNRPRPQLSRRRILRGAVVAAVPAVLLPDARAGARTAVDYPTAEWQPATTANYTSSDRPATYAVDRVVIHITQETYPDTLAIFRNAQKAVSAHYLVRSADGHVAQCVREADVAWHAGNWGYNTRSIGIEHEGWVDQPAYLTNALYEQSAKLTASICARYGIPRDREHIIGHYQVPGTDHTDPGPYWDWVRYLRLVNFA from the coding sequence ATGGACAGCAACCGGCCCCGACCGCAGCTCAGCAGACGACGGATCCTGAGGGGCGCGGTCGTCGCCGCCGTACCCGCCGTCCTGCTCCCCGACGCCCGGGCGGGCGCGCGGACGGCCGTCGACTACCCGACGGCGGAGTGGCAGCCGGCCACCACCGCCAACTACACCTCGTCCGACCGGCCCGCGACCTACGCCGTCGACCGGGTGGTCATCCACATCACCCAGGAGACCTACCCGGACACCCTCGCCATCTTCCGGAACGCGCAGAAGGCCGTGTCGGCGCACTACCTGGTCCGCTCTGCGGACGGGCACGTCGCCCAGTGCGTGCGGGAGGCCGACGTCGCCTGGCACGCGGGCAACTGGGGCTACAACACCCGCAGCATCGGTATCGAGCACGAGGGGTGGGTGGACCAGCCCGCCTATCTCACCAACGCCCTCTACGAGCAGTCCGCGAAGCTGACCGCCTCGATCTGCGCGCGGTACGGCATCCCCAGGGACCGGGAGCACATCATCGGCCACTACCAGGTGCCGGGCACCGACCACACCGACCCGGGGCCCTACTGGGACTGGGTCCGCTACCTCAGACTGGTCAATTTCGCATAG
- a CDS encoding APC family permease, translated as MSAETSGTLRRDAIGLREVLFQSITAMAPAAAVAASIPSGAAFAGGSLPLAVLIALVACLFTASCVAELARELPAAGSVATYAARGLHPAVGFLVGWGYVFVEMLVPPLLLLQLGFTTADTLHEEWSSFPSSLWWPWALAGAAVIAAAGLLGVRASARFGTVLGIFEILVLVVFAGLLVAKAGDANTLSVFTTSHTADGYSGAGGVLAGSVYTVLAFAGFEAAAPLAEETRDPRRTMHRAVLGAALGIGLFYVVTTYAMTVYVGPERFGGFGASGASSWEGVARASFGLFWVLVFLAVVNSTIANANACANVATRTAFALARIRVLPRLLATLHPRHRSPVAGIAVQTVVAVGAVLGLGFAYDPVTAFLLLATVIVTVVVGVYIVVNVACAGHFLRGGRQSFKPVRHLVFPVLGITAFVPALLTAAGIPAFDFVTELSAPVSYAGPVVGCWMAAGVVVLVVLIRRHPERIAETARVHLDEPDAVDSTPDGAVPR; from the coding sequence ATGAGCGCGGAGACCAGCGGAACACTGCGGCGGGACGCCATCGGACTGCGTGAGGTGCTGTTCCAGAGCATCACGGCCATGGCACCGGCCGCCGCGGTGGCGGCCTCGATCCCTTCGGGCGCGGCCTTCGCGGGCGGCAGTCTGCCGCTGGCCGTGCTGATCGCGCTGGTGGCGTGCCTGTTCACGGCCTCCTGTGTGGCGGAACTGGCACGCGAGTTACCCGCCGCGGGCTCCGTGGCCACCTACGCGGCCCGCGGTCTGCACCCGGCGGTCGGCTTCCTCGTCGGCTGGGGCTACGTCTTCGTGGAGATGCTGGTCCCGCCGCTGCTCCTCCTCCAGCTCGGCTTCACCACGGCGGACACGTTGCACGAGGAGTGGTCCTCGTTCCCGTCGAGCCTGTGGTGGCCCTGGGCACTGGCGGGCGCCGCGGTGATCGCCGCCGCCGGTCTGCTCGGCGTGCGCGCCTCGGCCCGCTTCGGCACCGTTCTCGGAATCTTCGAGATCCTCGTCCTGGTGGTGTTCGCCGGCCTGCTCGTCGCGAAGGCGGGCGACGCCAACACCCTGTCCGTCTTCACCACCTCGCACACCGCGGACGGGTACTCCGGGGCCGGCGGTGTCCTCGCCGGGTCCGTGTACACGGTCCTGGCGTTCGCCGGGTTCGAGGCCGCGGCGCCGCTCGCGGAGGAGACACGCGACCCCCGCCGGACGATGCACCGGGCGGTCCTCGGGGCGGCTCTGGGGATCGGTCTGTTCTACGTGGTCACGACGTACGCCATGACCGTGTACGTCGGCCCGGAGCGGTTCGGCGGCTTCGGCGCGTCGGGCGCCTCGTCGTGGGAGGGCGTGGCCCGGGCCTCGTTCGGCCTCTTCTGGGTGCTGGTGTTCCTGGCGGTGGTCAACTCGACGATCGCCAACGCCAACGCCTGCGCCAACGTCGCGACCCGCACGGCCTTCGCCCTGGCCCGGATCCGGGTGTTGCCCCGCCTGCTCGCCACCCTGCACCCCCGGCACCGCTCCCCCGTCGCCGGCATCGCGGTCCAGACCGTCGTCGCCGTCGGCGCGGTCCTCGGGCTCGGCTTCGCCTACGACCCGGTGACCGCGTTCCTGCTCCTGGCCACGGTGATCGTCACGGTCGTGGTGGGCGTCTACATCGTCGTGAACGTGGCCTGCGCCGGTCACTTCCTGCGGGGCGGCCGGCAGTCGTTCAAGCCGGTACGGCACCTGGTGTTCCCCGTGCTGGGGATCACCGCGTTCGTCCCCGCGCTGCTGACCGCCGCCGGGATCCCGGCGTTCGACTTCGTGACGGAGCTGTCGGCGCCGGTGTCGTACGCCGGACCGGTGGTCGGTTGCTGGATGGCGGCCGGTGTGGTGGTCCTCGTGGTACTGATACGGCGTCATCCCGAGCGGATAGCCGAGACCGCGCGGGTGCACCTCGACGAACCCGACGCGGTCGACAGCACGCCGGACGGGGCAGTGCCCCGCTGA